From the genome of Deltaproteobacteria bacterium, one region includes:
- a CDS encoding NifU family protein — protein sequence MREKVEAVLKTIRPTLQADGGDVELVEITADNVVRVRLQGACKGCPMSQMTLKNGIEKIILKQIPEIRAVESA from the coding sequence ATGCGTGAAAAAGTGGAAGCCGTTTTGAAAACCATCCGGCCGACATTGCAGGCCGACGGAGGGGACGTCGAACTTGTGGAAATCACCGCCGACAACGTGGTCAGGGTCCGACTGCAGGGGGCCTGCAAGGGTTGTCCCATGTCCCAGATGACCTTGAAGAACGGGATCGAGAAGATCATCCTGAAGCAGATCCCCGAGATCAGGGCCGTCGAGTCGGCCTGA